A stretch of the Rosa rugosa chromosome 5, drRosRugo1.1, whole genome shotgun sequence genome encodes the following:
- the LOC133709622 gene encoding plant UBX domain-containing protein 11 isoform X2: protein MLVFKIMLKLESLLKIPVLHIQSDPQKSAPCITAIGFNGVQLWQNEGFVSAEVLASSLEKVWLSLQIQETTATVMSAALASKKSEPSISGIPTTASTDGSSSSTAVLSDQGSSSSTVVPLSLTDKNGQSQDAVEGAPNMMNESKGPDCKFEDKTKDLRDKTSLKPVDGDELKCVGEKQSSSSSSTEAGQGSKDVAIKESTSGGDHISSITEGGSPRGITVNQSVLVGGSQASIVGENETLKIGNSEAEDDKRVDGTSDAHYLRELTVNQSGILGGGSQAFSIEENEAVQVVKGEAEDLKKVDAVENARRVNRSSDAYLNIRLPDGTSLQEMFSLTSTLRIVKGYIDENQGSGIGSYDLAIPYPRKVFTEQDLSKPLSELGLYDRQALIVVPHQQGTGYLRGRSSLTDQTVSRNIVDTPNGSNGSYFSFVKRVLSFINPFSYLGGGASSSSSEEQSQNGMWQYSPNPTVRNNLTQSTSESGRTEGSRRRPPASPFGSNIHTLKHDEDDERFSDRNKFWNGNSTQYGGDDDSK from the exons ATGCTTGTATTTAAGATCATGCTCAAGTTGGAAAGCTTACTTAAAATACCCGTTTTGCATATTCAATCAG ACCCACAGAAATCAGCACCATGTATAACAGCGATTGGATTCAATGGTGTACAACTTTGGCAAAATG AGGGTTTTGTCAGTGCTGAAGTTCTGGCGTCCAGTTTAGAGAAGGTGTGGTTGAGTCTACAGATCCAG GAAACAACTGCAACTGTTATGAGTGCAGCTCTTGCTTCAAAGAAATCTGAACCATCTATTTCCGGGATTCCTACTACTGCCTCAACTGATGGAAGTTCCTCAAGTACAGCTGTTCTCTCTGATCAAGGAAGTTCCTCAAGTACGGTTGTTCCATTGTCTTTAACAGACAAAAATGGTCAATCACAAGATGCTGTGGAGGGCGCCCCTAACATGATGAACGAAAGTAAAGGTCCTGATTGCAAATTTGAG GATAAAACCAAGGATTTAAGAGACAAGACATCTTTGAAACCAGTTGATGGTGATGAGTTAAAGTGTGTCGGGGAAAAACAGTCCAGCAGCAGCTCTTCCACTGAAGCTGGCCAAGGATCAAAGGATGTTGCTATAAAAGAGAGCACTTCTGGAGGTGACCATATTTCTTCCATTACTGAAGGTGGAAGCCCCAGAGGGATCACAGTTAATCAATCTGTCTTGGTAGGAGGTTCACAAGCATCTATTGTTGGAGAAAATGAAACTTTGAAAATTGGAAACAGTGAAGCTGAAGATGATAAGAGGGTTGATGGAACAAGTGATGCTCACTACCTCAGAGAGCTCACTGTTAATCAATCTGGTATCTTGGGAGGAGGTTCACAAGCATTTAGTATTGAAGAAAATGAAGCTGTGCAAGTTGTAAAGGGTGAAGCTGAAGACCTTAAGAAGGTTGATGCAGTTGAAAATGCTAGAAGGGTGAATAGATCAAGTGATGCTTATTTGAATATCCGATTACCCGATGGTACCAGCCTGCAAGAGATGTTTTCTTTGACAAGCACTTTAAGAATTGTCAAAGGGTATATTGATGAAAACCAAGGAAGTGGTATCGGTAGTTATGACCTAGCCATCCCTTATCCTCGCAAGGTATTCACTGAGCAAG ATCTAAGTAAACCATTATCTGAGTTGGGCCTGTATGATAGACAAGCATTGATAGTGGTTCCACATCAGCAAGGGACTGGTTACCTCAGAGGGAGATCTTCACTCACAGACCAAACAGTTTCAAGAAATATTGTTGATACCCCAAATGGAAGCAATGGGAGCTACTTTTCGTTTGTGAAGAGAGTTTTGTCTTTCATAAATCCTTTCTCTTATTTAGGTGGTGGTGCTAGCTCATCAAGTTCAGAAGAGCAATCCCAAAATGGCATGTGGCAATATA GCCCAAATCCTACAGTTCGAAATAACTTAACCCAAAGCACTTCTGAAAGTGGTAGAACTGAAGGGAGCCGCAGGCGGCCACCAGCATCTCCTTTTGGAAGTAATATTCACACACTGAaacatgatgaagatgatgaacgATTCAGTGATAGAAACAAGTTCTGGAATGGTAATTCTACACAGTATGGTGGCGATGATGACAgcaaataa
- the LOC133708101 gene encoding F-box protein SKIP22-like: MDRHGDGSIVEGERWSSSSSVGLKSGYLKSVEVEIIWNPQSVPFFLKRVLMEDLGAHHLINHKSLLENAVHAVLLDSGFVRIYSNSVPGVHFTSRFYTLPEILQNLGGSSSTGSSCSNTIIERIGLRFQSLGHFVNVYGYLIGGDSVYRVSLEAHKVASIIEFVWASRINVNDIVKVGLLEMQETKIFDFWKTIKDGIALPLIIDLCAKAGLPSPPCLMSLPPELKAKILKSLCGVDIAKVECTCRELRQLGNDDELWWNKLAYEFPGSWNEDDNDDMVGGTKTWKTVYGDKWRQQKYPWNPRNERSFSHANWPNSVQALELRPLPPHFFSYQYTASNFQQR, translated from the coding sequence ATGGATAGGCATGGTGATGGTTCAATTGTTGAAGGAGAAAggtggtcttcttcttcttctgtgggTTTAAAATCAGGATACCTAAAAAGTGTTGAAGTCGAAATCATCTGGAACCCGCAGTCGGTGCCTTTTTTCTTGaagagggttctgatggaggaTTTGGGTGCCCATCACCTCATAAATCACAAGTCATTATTGGAGAATGCAGTACATGCGGTGCTGTTGGACTCGGGTTTTGTCCGAATATACTCCAATTCGGTTCCCGGTGTTCACTTTACGTCCCGTTTTTATACTTTGCCTGAAATACTGCAAAATCTGGGAGGTAGTAGCAGCACCGGCAGCAGCTGTAGTAATACGATTATTGAAAGGATAGGGCTGAGGTTTCAGAGCTTAGGGCACTTCGTGAATGTTTATGGGTATTTAATCGGCGGCGATTCTGTATACCGGGTAAGCTTGGAGGCGCACAAGGTTGCATCCATTATTGAATTCGTTTGGGCAAGCAGAATAAACGTGAATGATATTGTCAAAGTTGGATTACTTGAGATGCAAGAAAccaaaatttttgatttttggaaGACTATTAAAGATGGAATTGCATTGCCTTTGATTATTGATCTTTGCGCAAAGGCGGGGTTGCCGTCTCCGCCCTGCCTTATGAGTCTTCCTCCAGAGCTCAAGGCCAAGATTTTGAAGTCACTGTGTGGTGTTGATATTGCAAAAGTTGAATGTACCTGCAGGGAGCTGCGACAATTAGGCAATGACGATGAGTTGTGGTGGAACAAGTTAGCGTATGAGTTTCCGGGGTCGTGGAATGAGGATGATAATGATGATATGGTAGGGGGAACGAAAACGTGGAAGACGGTTTATGGTGATAAATGGAGGCAGCAAAAATATCCCTGGAATCCAAGGAATGAGAGGTCTTTCTCTCACGCCAATTGGCCAAATTCTGTGCAAGCACTGGAACTCCGTCCTCTtcctcctcattttttttcctatcaATATACTGCTTCAAATTTCCAACAGAGATGA
- the LOC133709622 gene encoding plant UBX domain-containing protein 11 isoform X1, whose amino-acid sequence MEQSLSSLAYKGSIPEAISEAKKQRKLFVVYISGQDSDSSHLENSTWTDLNVAVSVSKYCILLHIPEESTDAANFSAIYPQKSAPCITAIGFNGVQLWQNEGFVSAEVLASSLEKVWLSLQIQETTATVMSAALASKKSEPSISGIPTTASTDGSSSSTAVLSDQGSSSSTVVPLSLTDKNGQSQDAVEGAPNMMNESKGPDCKFEDKTKDLRDKTSLKPVDGDELKCVGEKQSSSSSSTEAGQGSKDVAIKESTSGGDHISSITEGGSPRGITVNQSVLVGGSQASIVGENETLKIGNSEAEDDKRVDGTSDAHYLRELTVNQSGILGGGSQAFSIEENEAVQVVKGEAEDLKKVDAVENARRVNRSSDAYLNIRLPDGTSLQEMFSLTSTLRIVKGYIDENQGSGIGSYDLAIPYPRKVFTEQDLSKPLSELGLYDRQALIVVPHQQGTGYLRGRSSLTDQTVSRNIVDTPNGSNGSYFSFVKRVLSFINPFSYLGGGASSSSSEEQSQNGMWQYSPNPTVRNNLTQSTSESGRTEGSRRRPPASPFGSNIHTLKHDEDDERFSDRNKFWNGNSTQYGGDDDSK is encoded by the exons ATGGAACAGTCTCTGAGCTCTCTTGCATACAAGGGTTCTATACCTGAAGCAATCAGTGAAGCAAAGAAGCAGAGGAAACTTTTTGTCGTGTATATTTCAG GTCAAGATTCTGACTCTAGTCATTTGGAAAACTCCACATGGACTGATCTAaat GTTGCAGTCTCCGTATCAAAGTACTGCATCTTATTGCATATTCCTGAAGAAAGCACTGATGCTGCAAACTTTTCTGCAATAT ACCCACAGAAATCAGCACCATGTATAACAGCGATTGGATTCAATGGTGTACAACTTTGGCAAAATG AGGGTTTTGTCAGTGCTGAAGTTCTGGCGTCCAGTTTAGAGAAGGTGTGGTTGAGTCTACAGATCCAG GAAACAACTGCAACTGTTATGAGTGCAGCTCTTGCTTCAAAGAAATCTGAACCATCTATTTCCGGGATTCCTACTACTGCCTCAACTGATGGAAGTTCCTCAAGTACAGCTGTTCTCTCTGATCAAGGAAGTTCCTCAAGTACGGTTGTTCCATTGTCTTTAACAGACAAAAATGGTCAATCACAAGATGCTGTGGAGGGCGCCCCTAACATGATGAACGAAAGTAAAGGTCCTGATTGCAAATTTGAG GATAAAACCAAGGATTTAAGAGACAAGACATCTTTGAAACCAGTTGATGGTGATGAGTTAAAGTGTGTCGGGGAAAAACAGTCCAGCAGCAGCTCTTCCACTGAAGCTGGCCAAGGATCAAAGGATGTTGCTATAAAAGAGAGCACTTCTGGAGGTGACCATATTTCTTCCATTACTGAAGGTGGAAGCCCCAGAGGGATCACAGTTAATCAATCTGTCTTGGTAGGAGGTTCACAAGCATCTATTGTTGGAGAAAATGAAACTTTGAAAATTGGAAACAGTGAAGCTGAAGATGATAAGAGGGTTGATGGAACAAGTGATGCTCACTACCTCAGAGAGCTCACTGTTAATCAATCTGGTATCTTGGGAGGAGGTTCACAAGCATTTAGTATTGAAGAAAATGAAGCTGTGCAAGTTGTAAAGGGTGAAGCTGAAGACCTTAAGAAGGTTGATGCAGTTGAAAATGCTAGAAGGGTGAATAGATCAAGTGATGCTTATTTGAATATCCGATTACCCGATGGTACCAGCCTGCAAGAGATGTTTTCTTTGACAAGCACTTTAAGAATTGTCAAAGGGTATATTGATGAAAACCAAGGAAGTGGTATCGGTAGTTATGACCTAGCCATCCCTTATCCTCGCAAGGTATTCACTGAGCAAG ATCTAAGTAAACCATTATCTGAGTTGGGCCTGTATGATAGACAAGCATTGATAGTGGTTCCACATCAGCAAGGGACTGGTTACCTCAGAGGGAGATCTTCACTCACAGACCAAACAGTTTCAAGAAATATTGTTGATACCCCAAATGGAAGCAATGGGAGCTACTTTTCGTTTGTGAAGAGAGTTTTGTCTTTCATAAATCCTTTCTCTTATTTAGGTGGTGGTGCTAGCTCATCAAGTTCAGAAGAGCAATCCCAAAATGGCATGTGGCAATATA GCCCAAATCCTACAGTTCGAAATAACTTAACCCAAAGCACTTCTGAAAGTGGTAGAACTGAAGGGAGCCGCAGGCGGCCACCAGCATCTCCTTTTGGAAGTAATATTCACACACTGAaacatgatgaagatgatgaacgATTCAGTGATAGAAACAAGTTCTGGAATGGTAATTCTACACAGTATGGTGGCGATGATGACAgcaaataa
- the LOC133708622 gene encoding uncharacterized protein LOC133708622 — protein MAAYTESWVSSSIQENPNEEEANESLESIFSSSAFNRQVEREEGELPKLRSSSSSGSRKKKKKNQVLLEGYVDSADEDDLSRTKSLTDEDLDELKGCLDLGFGFSYEEIPELCNTLPALELCYSMSQKFMDKSPESSPAALDSCSSVSSPIANWKISSPGDHPEDVKARLKYWAQAVACTVRLCS, from the exons atggcagcCTACACCGAATCTTGGGTTTCTTCTTCGATCCAAGAAAACCCAAATGAAGAGGAAGCAAATGAGTCATTGGAatcaatcttttcttcttctgcgttCAACCGACAAGTGGAGCGGGAAGAAGGAGAATTGCCCAAGCTAAGGAGCTCGTCGTCGAGCGGcagcaggaagaagaagaagaagaaccaggTTTTGCTTGAAGGGTATGTTGATTCGGCCGATGAGGACGATCTGTCGAGGACCAAGAGCTTGACGGATGAGGATCTCGATGAGCTCAAAGGGTGCTTGGATCTGGGATTTGGGTTCAGCTACGAAGAAATTCCCGAGCTCTGTAACACCTTGCCTGCTCTTGAGCTTTGTTACTCTATGAGCCAGAAGTTCATGGACAAGTCGCCGGAGAGCTCTCCTGCTGCACTGGATTCCTGCTCTTCTGTGTCCAGTCCGATTGCCAATTGGAAGATCTCCAGTCCTG GTGACCATCCAGAGGATGTGAAGGCGAGGCTGAAATACTGGGCACAGGCTGTGGCGTGCACAGTTAGATTGTGCAGCTAG